In Streptomyces sp. V2I9, a genomic segment contains:
- a CDS encoding acyl carrier protein: MGVDEVAVEADDPALDDVGDRLLSIVCTRLNTSCTLDDNFFALGGGSLDALEVLARIREEFGVRIRLREFFKAETLRDLRDMMGSAA; this comes from the coding sequence ATGGGCGTCGATGAAGTCGCAGTTGAGGCGGATGATCCCGCTCTCGACGACGTCGGGGACCGCCTGCTGTCGATCGTGTGCACCCGGTTGAACACCTCCTGCACACTCGATGACAACTTCTTCGCTCTCGGGGGCGGTTCCCTCGACGCACTCGAAGTCCTTGCGCGAATCCGTGAGGAGTTCGGGGTCCGTATTCGACTGCGGGAATTCTTCAAGGCGGAAACCCTCCGCGATCTCCGGGACATGATGGGAAGCGCGGCGTGA
- a CDS encoding condensation domain-containing protein: protein MTVNSTEPMTETLPIGPLQEGMWLFWRLNPASPAYCMPEIFHFEGEFVLEAVEFTFNELIRRHESLRTTFRETEAGAVQVIAREPEPRPVEVLDLRHLPEGERSERLQSAINAAANRPFDLEAEAGIRLTALRVSDSRTTLVLVAHHLVCDGLSMAVLLDEFGELYRSARRGVPAELGPVPPGYSTFVNRQLATLANGTYEEERKYWRERLAGITGSALPGAVHSSVRTPVARDTALMSLTLDDTLTESLTAFARRTRSTQFSVLLAVMKVMIAAATSEGTTVLGMATSGRTPEFERTVGLLANTIVIRSEIDLTQSFAETLGEVSLDLMEAIDHQDLPFSRMIADLDAEQQLGSDILRTVFTAGAVGSLKLGEGDLSEVFARTDQGPFDLHVACDIVDTGIALDWEYALGTYPHEVARGYAAAYQEILARLLGEPDAPMDSLGLAEVLARVPGLAGGEAAGATPAVAADRQAAEGEEGGQDAVFTPVEETVAAIWTEVLGVPVESPHDDFFDLGGHSLLVGATIAEVRQQVSQSATLRMLFDYPQLREFVSQLEVDGRPA from the coding sequence GTGACCGTTAACAGCACCGAGCCGATGACGGAAACGCTGCCGATCGGCCCGCTCCAGGAAGGCATGTGGCTGTTCTGGCGGCTGAATCCGGCGAGCCCCGCGTACTGCATGCCGGAGATTTTCCACTTCGAGGGTGAATTCGTCCTCGAAGCAGTGGAGTTCACGTTCAACGAGCTGATCCGGCGTCACGAGTCGTTGCGTACGACCTTCCGTGAGACCGAGGCCGGTGCCGTGCAGGTCATCGCGCGCGAGCCGGAGCCGAGGCCTGTTGAGGTGCTGGACCTGCGCCACTTGCCGGAGGGCGAGCGGTCCGAGCGGCTGCAGTCGGCCATCAACGCCGCGGCCAACCGCCCGTTCGACCTGGAGGCCGAGGCGGGGATCAGGCTCACCGCCCTCCGCGTCTCGGACAGCCGCACCACGCTGGTGCTGGTGGCCCACCACCTCGTGTGTGACGGCCTGTCGATGGCCGTCCTCCTGGACGAGTTCGGCGAGCTGTACCGCTCGGCCCGCCGCGGCGTCCCGGCCGAGCTCGGCCCCGTACCGCCCGGATACAGCACCTTCGTCAACAGGCAGCTCGCCACGCTCGCGAACGGCACGTACGAAGAGGAGCGGAAGTACTGGCGTGAGCGGCTCGCCGGAATCACCGGCAGCGCCCTGCCCGGCGCTGTCCACAGCTCCGTGCGGACGCCGGTGGCGCGGGACACGGCCCTGATGTCCCTCACGCTCGACGACACGCTGACCGAATCCCTCACGGCCTTTGCCCGCCGCACCCGGTCCACGCAGTTCTCCGTCCTCCTGGCCGTGATGAAGGTGATGATCGCGGCCGCCACGAGCGAGGGCACCACCGTGCTGGGCATGGCCACGAGCGGCCGGACGCCCGAGTTCGAGCGCACGGTCGGCTTGCTCGCCAACACCATCGTCATCCGGTCCGAGATCGACCTGACGCAGTCCTTCGCCGAGACGCTCGGCGAGGTGTCGCTGGACCTCATGGAGGCCATCGACCACCAGGACCTGCCGTTCAGCAGGATGATCGCGGACCTCGACGCCGAGCAGCAGCTGGGTTCGGACATCCTGCGCACGGTGTTCACCGCGGGCGCCGTCGGCAGCCTGAAACTGGGCGAGGGCGACCTGTCCGAGGTCTTCGCGCGGACCGATCAGGGGCCGTTCGACCTGCACGTGGCCTGCGACATCGTCGACACGGGGATCGCGCTGGACTGGGAGTACGCCCTCGGTACGTACCCCCACGAGGTCGCGCGTGGGTACGCCGCCGCGTACCAGGAGATCCTCGCGAGGCTGCTGGGCGAGCCCGACGCGCCGATGGACTCCCTCGGCCTGGCCGAGGTCCTGGCCCGCGTGCCCGGCCTCGCGGGAGGCGAGGCCGCTGGCGCGACCCCGGCCGTGGCAGCGGACCGGCAGGCCGCGGAAGGGGAGGAGGGCGGGCAGGACGCTGTGTTCACGCCCGTCGAGGAGACGGTCGCCGCCATTTGGACCGAGGTGCTCGGCGTGCCGGTGGAATCCCCGCACGACGACTTCTTCGACCTGGGCGGGCACTCGCTGCTGGTGGGCGCCACCATCGCGGAGGTGCGCCAGCAGGTCTCGCAGTCCGCGACCCTGCGCATGCTCTTCGACTACCCGCAGTTGCGCGAGTTCGTCTCCCAGCTGGAAGTCGACGGCCGGCCGGCGTAA
- the rfbB gene encoding dTDP-glucose 4,6-dehydratase: protein MRIVVTGGAGFIGSHFVRQALTGGYTGGTVPEVVVLDKLTYAGNRASLAPVRDDPRLTFVHGDIGDHALVAETLKGCDLVVHFAAESHVDRSIGGSEEFVRTNVLGTQVLLDAALRAGVGKFVHVSTDEVYGSIDQGSWSEERPLEPNSPYSASKASSDLLVRAFHRTHGLPVCITRCSNNYGPYQNPEKMIPLFVTHLLDGRKVPLYGDGGNVRDWLHVDDHCRAVALVAEKGVTGEVYNIGGGTELTNRELTGRLLRMAGADWSMVENVPDRKGHDRRYSVDITKISTELGYRPRVSFDEGLAETVAWYGERRDWWEPLKTRGNPAR from the coding sequence ATGCGTATCGTCGTGACCGGCGGCGCGGGGTTCATCGGTTCCCACTTCGTGAGGCAGGCCCTGACCGGTGGGTACACCGGGGGAACCGTGCCCGAGGTGGTGGTGCTGGACAAGCTCACCTACGCCGGGAACCGGGCCAGTCTCGCCCCCGTCCGGGACGATCCCCGGCTGACGTTCGTCCACGGTGACATCGGTGACCACGCCCTGGTCGCGGAGACGCTGAAGGGCTGTGACCTCGTCGTGCACTTCGCCGCGGAATCGCATGTGGACCGGTCGATCGGCGGGTCCGAGGAATTCGTCCGGACCAACGTCCTGGGCACCCAGGTGCTGCTGGACGCCGCGTTGCGGGCCGGGGTGGGGAAGTTCGTCCACGTCTCGACGGACGAGGTCTACGGCTCGATCGACCAGGGGTCCTGGAGCGAGGAGCGGCCCCTGGAGCCGAACTCCCCGTACTCGGCGTCCAAGGCGTCCTCCGATCTTCTGGTGCGGGCCTTCCACCGCACCCACGGGCTGCCGGTCTGCATCACCCGGTGCTCCAACAACTACGGGCCGTACCAGAACCCCGAGAAGATGATTCCGCTGTTCGTGACGCACCTGCTCGACGGGCGGAAGGTGCCCCTGTACGGGGACGGCGGCAATGTGCGGGACTGGCTGCACGTGGACGACCACTGCCGTGCTGTCGCGCTGGTCGCGGAGAAGGGCGTGACGGGCGAGGTCTACAACATCGGCGGCGGCACCGAGCTGACGAACCGTGAACTCACCGGGCGGCTCCTGCGTATGGCCGGCGCCGACTGGTCCATGGTGGAGAACGTGCCGGACCGGAAGGGCCACGACCGCCGGTACTCGGTCGACATCACCAAGATCTCCACGGAACTCGGCTACCGCCCGCGGGTCTCCTTCGACGAAGGACTGGCCGAGACCGTCGCCTGGTACGGAGAACGCCGCGACTGGTGGGAACCGCTGAAGACGCGCGGCAATCCGGCCCGGTAG
- the rfbA gene encoding glucose-1-phosphate thymidylyltransferase RfbA: MKGIVLAGGNGSRLYPLTHAVSKQLLPVYNKPMIYYPLSVLMLGGIREILVISTPSHVGLFQGLLGDGSRLGLSIEYAEQTQANGIAEAFVIGEKFIGDDPVALVLGDNIFHGPGLSALLSEQCRDVDGCVLFGYAVKDPERYGVGVTDGRGELVSLEEKPARPQSNLAITGLYLYDNGVVDIAREIRPSARGELEITDVNRAYLQQGRARMVDLGRGFAWLDTGTHDSLLQAGQYIQVLEERQGVRIACLEEIAFRMGFIDAAACHALGGELRNSDYGAYLMAIASADL; encoded by the coding sequence ATGAAGGGCATCGTTCTGGCCGGGGGGAATGGGTCACGGCTTTATCCGTTGACGCATGCGGTGTCGAAGCAGTTACTCCCCGTCTACAACAAGCCGATGATTTATTACCCGCTGTCGGTTCTCATGCTGGGGGGCATCAGGGAGATCCTGGTGATCTCGACGCCGTCGCATGTCGGCCTGTTCCAGGGGCTGCTGGGGGACGGGAGCAGGCTCGGGCTTTCCATCGAGTATGCGGAGCAGACGCAGGCCAACGGGATCGCGGAGGCTTTCGTCATCGGCGAGAAGTTCATCGGGGATGATCCGGTGGCGCTGGTTCTCGGTGACAACATTTTCCACGGTCCGGGCCTGTCGGCGTTGTTGAGCGAGCAGTGCAGGGATGTCGACGGGTGCGTGCTGTTCGGTTATGCGGTGAAGGACCCGGAGCGTTACGGGGTCGGGGTGACCGACGGCCGGGGCGAACTGGTGTCGCTGGAGGAGAAGCCGGCGCGGCCGCAGTCGAATCTGGCGATCACGGGGCTTTACCTCTACGACAACGGTGTGGTGGACATCGCGCGGGAGATCCGGCCCTCCGCACGGGGTGAGCTGGAGATCACCGATGTGAACCGGGCATATCTCCAGCAGGGCAGGGCCAGGATGGTCGATCTGGGGCGCGGGTTCGCGTGGCTCGATACGGGAACGCATGATTCCCTGCTCCAGGCCGGTCAGTACATACAGGTCCTGGAGGAGCGCCAGGGTGTGCGGATCGCGTGTCTGGAGGAGATCGCTTTCCGTATGGGGTTCATCGATGCCGCCGCGTGTCACGCGCTGGGCGGGGAGCTGCGGAATTCGGATTACGGGGCGTATCTGATGGCCATCGCGAGTGCGGATCTCTGA
- a CDS encoding aminotransferase class III-fold pyridoxal phosphate-dependent enzyme has translation MQEPLAIVGMACRVPGAADYRSLWTGIETGATGMVRVGEEDRRRENISLDPEVRNRYVPVAAPLDGYDAFDNAAFGMSAGEADGLNLNGRVLMEVALSALEDAGCDPLRYAGGIGLFAAGGGASPISVVQRAGDSRYGDPARPLKISEAINWTSLLDNDYLATRVAYALDLRGPCLTVQSACSSSLVALHLAMRSVLHGDADMAVAGGVNVELPHRVGYYHQEGSIWSVDGSCRPFDADAGGTITASGAGAVVIKRLDQALADGDAVHAVIRGSALNNDGNRKVGFTAPSVTQQSRVIGAALANAGVDRREIGYLEAHGTATAIGDVVEWAAIEQALGPDGVRCALGATKANLGHLGAASGILGVIKAALVLAHGRIPPVANFRERNPQIRPKSDRLFVPESCGPWESEKPRLAGVSSMGVGGTNAHVVLEEPPVAEPVEESGELVAVLPVSAASERSAQDTAERVARFAAEHPGRLGALAHTLATGRRVLPHREAVVAVRREGEVTTWRTGGRLAKRKPAGVLVLPGQGMPAGDLTGAAAGIDGFAELFAEALRALPAEDRPAVEGLLSGAPADGAEPRLGELALLVQSVVIGRSLLADGLRPSALCGFSLGEFAAGVLAGVFDLGEAAAVVSERARILRDAPPGGMIRVRLAEEALAPYLGEAVSLAIVPGARDCMVSGEAAALAALTKRLRGDRVAAVRVPVAHPYHSAVLSDLLAGYRDVWAKVSLRPPEIRLMSPTEGGWLDDTTACDPGFWAGQLVRPVRFGQAMAGLRADGADLVHVLDAETGITPFVREVFGAAASAMTVKGQAGYDEVSRARLLAAAWTADLDRVAVGAGEGAGAAGPVRVHAPTYVFDHRAQEEQPPMQSEAQSTAESAEAQPAAESAPSRPVLSPARAAAVDAGVRQIVAKLVGLSPQELEADLSFIELGYDSFLLIQLADALSAEYRVDVDVRLLYFDLDSCAALSDHLKGRVAAGGPAEEAAAPATAPAPVPAPVSVSEAVRQPAPAPVVVPPAAQAGPAAVAPLPRPPVPVTGGADGTEPLPAEADWMRRTPLSKRITEEDRFALADQRNLVASRRNRREVSYPVVGARGAGARFTSVDGHEFLDLCMGFGVNLLGHASAPLTAALSSFSPSDLLIGPQSSTAGEVARGIASLTGVDRVAFTSSGTEAVMGAVRAARARTGRRLVVQFSGSYHGTFDGVLVAPRAGGERGESTPLGRGTPPSMVEDVLILPYDESALPVLESYGEQLAAVLVEPVQSRRPGYQPAALLHQLRALTSAFGAALVFDEIITGFRCHQGGAAAYFGVHPDLVTYGKVIGGGMPIGVIAGDAEFMAPIDGGRWREGDVGFPQRPSMVFAGTFGKHPMTMAVAQQMVWHLKKESPRLQTGLTDMTAGLAARINARAAAQGHPLEVEHFSSLFRINVEGGPLAEDMFSLGLRNRGIYVWEGGTCFLSAAHTEADCARIAEAVAETAAELDAHGHWDKVRARRTAGPASDPVPAAVPASEPVPAPVPEPAAGPVAAGEAPLTDGQKLLWMATELGGELGQAYQMSDVLRVEGVVDAERLRRAVERVAARHEAMRTGFDEYGEFQRTVAHAVPDFSAGTLADASAGEVEALLHQHALRPVDLSAPSLFRFHLLQTEDAAFVQATAPHAVVDGWSFQVLWSELSACYLDETAGAALEPPAGFLEYARRKREEEDGRFEAGSARWRERFEKVWASAPLTEDAGPWQPLTRADGLPAQSLADLRGLARASGATRHTAALAAVAVAASLLTGTDQALLMAHQTGQPRYTDRPLMGFCVDLLPVFAELPDAGSLIDVAKGLQRQILEFSPHTSGLYRVLQEQRYRRQPSGLLAFNYEVQPPAGLFGSTATPVVLPRPSSARPATVTVAEQDEGVEVLCEVAGASDLGPHVGRLADTVRQVLAEPAVPLGELRRRARA, from the coding sequence GTGCAAGAGCCGCTGGCCATCGTGGGCATGGCGTGCAGGGTTCCGGGGGCGGCCGACTACCGCTCCCTGTGGACCGGGATCGAGACCGGGGCGACGGGCATGGTGCGAGTCGGCGAGGAGGACCGCCGGCGGGAGAACATCAGCCTGGACCCCGAGGTGCGCAACCGGTACGTACCGGTCGCGGCGCCGCTGGACGGGTACGACGCCTTCGACAACGCCGCCTTCGGCATGAGCGCCGGGGAGGCCGACGGACTCAACCTCAACGGCCGCGTCCTGATGGAGGTCGCGCTCTCGGCCCTGGAGGACGCGGGCTGCGACCCGTTGCGGTATGCGGGCGGTATCGGCCTGTTCGCCGCCGGCGGGGGCGCCTCGCCGATCTCCGTCGTGCAGCGTGCCGGGGACTCCCGGTACGGGGATCCGGCGCGGCCTCTGAAGATTTCGGAGGCCATCAACTGGACGTCGCTGCTGGACAACGACTATCTGGCCACGCGGGTCGCGTACGCGCTGGATCTGCGGGGGCCGTGTCTGACGGTGCAGTCCGCGTGTTCCAGTTCTCTCGTCGCCCTGCACCTGGCGATGCGCAGTGTGCTCCATGGTGATGCGGACATGGCGGTGGCCGGGGGTGTCAATGTCGAACTGCCGCACCGGGTGGGCTATTACCACCAGGAGGGCAGTATCTGGTCGGTCGACGGCTCCTGCCGGCCGTTCGACGCCGACGCCGGCGGCACCATCACCGCCAGCGGTGCGGGCGCGGTGGTCATCAAGCGTCTGGATCAGGCGCTCGCGGACGGGGACGCCGTCCACGCGGTGATCCGCGGCAGCGCGCTCAACAACGACGGGAACCGGAAGGTCGGTTTCACCGCGCCGAGTGTGACGCAGCAGAGCCGTGTCATCGGTGCGGCGCTGGCGAACGCGGGGGTCGACAGGCGCGAGATCGGCTACCTGGAGGCGCACGGCACCGCCACCGCGATCGGTGACGTCGTGGAGTGGGCGGCCATCGAGCAGGCGCTGGGGCCGGACGGGGTGCGGTGCGCGCTGGGCGCCACCAAGGCCAACCTCGGGCATCTGGGGGCCGCTTCGGGCATCCTCGGCGTCATCAAGGCGGCGCTCGTCCTCGCGCACGGCCGGATCCCGCCGGTGGCGAACTTCAGGGAACGCAACCCGCAGATCAGGCCGAAGAGCGACCGGCTCTTCGTGCCGGAGAGCTGTGGGCCGTGGGAGAGCGAGAAGCCGCGGCTGGCCGGGGTGAGCTCGATGGGCGTCGGCGGCACCAACGCGCACGTCGTCCTGGAGGAGCCGCCCGTCGCCGAACCGGTCGAGGAATCAGGCGAGTTGGTGGCCGTACTGCCGGTGTCCGCCGCCTCCGAGCGGAGCGCCCAGGACACCGCCGAGCGCGTCGCGCGGTTCGCCGCCGAGCATCCCGGGCGCCTCGGCGCCCTCGCCCACACCCTCGCCACGGGGCGGCGAGTGCTCCCCCACCGGGAGGCGGTCGTCGCCGTCCGGCGGGAGGGTGAGGTCACCACCTGGCGTACGGGCGGGCGGCTGGCGAAGCGGAAGCCCGCCGGTGTGCTGGTCCTGCCGGGTCAGGGGATGCCGGCGGGAGATCTCACCGGTGCCGCGGCCGGGATCGACGGGTTCGCGGAGCTGTTCGCCGAGGCGCTGCGCGCGCTGCCGGCCGAGGACCGGCCCGCGGTGGAAGGGCTGTTGTCGGGTGCGCCGGCGGACGGGGCCGAGCCGCGCCTGGGCGAGCTCGCTCTGCTGGTGCAGTCCGTGGTGATCGGCCGGTCGCTGCTGGCGGACGGTCTGCGGCCGTCGGCGCTGTGCGGGTTCAGCCTGGGCGAGTTCGCGGCCGGGGTGCTCGCCGGTGTGTTCGACCTGGGCGAGGCCGCCGCGGTGGTCTCGGAACGCGCCCGCATCCTGCGGGACGCACCGCCGGGCGGGATGATCCGCGTACGCCTCGCCGAGGAGGCCCTTGCTCCCTATCTGGGCGAGGCGGTGTCCCTGGCGATCGTGCCCGGTGCCAGGGACTGCATGGTCAGCGGGGAGGCCGCCGCTCTGGCCGCGCTCACGAAGCGGCTGCGCGGCGACAGGGTCGCGGCCGTCCGCGTCCCCGTGGCGCACCCGTACCACAGTGCGGTCCTGTCGGATCTTCTCGCCGGGTACCGGGACGTGTGGGCGAAGGTCTCCCTGCGGCCCCCGGAGATCCGGCTGATGTCGCCCACCGAGGGCGGCTGGCTGGACGACACGACGGCTTGCGATCCCGGCTTCTGGGCGGGCCAGCTGGTCCGGCCGGTGCGGTTCGGCCAGGCCATGGCGGGGCTCCGCGCGGACGGCGCGGATCTCGTTCACGTCCTGGACGCGGAGACCGGTATCACGCCGTTCGTCCGTGAGGTGTTCGGTGCCGCCGCCTCGGCCATGACCGTGAAGGGCCAGGCGGGTTACGACGAGGTGAGCCGGGCGCGGCTGCTGGCCGCCGCGTGGACGGCCGATCTGGACCGGGTCGCGGTGGGCGCCGGGGAGGGGGCCGGCGCCGCCGGGCCCGTGCGTGTCCACGCTCCCACGTACGTCTTCGACCACCGTGCTCAGGAGGAGCAGCCGCCGATGCAGAGCGAGGCACAGTCCACAGCGGAGAGCGCGGAGGCACAGCCCGCCGCGGAGAGCGCGCCGTCCCGGCCCGTGCTCTCCCCCGCCCGGGCGGCGGCCGTCGACGCCGGGGTCCGGCAGATCGTCGCCAAGCTCGTGGGGCTGTCCCCGCAGGAGCTGGAGGCGGACCTGTCCTTCATCGAGCTCGGTTACGACTCGTTCCTGCTCATCCAGCTCGCGGACGCCCTGTCGGCCGAGTACCGGGTGGATGTGGACGTGCGGCTGCTGTATTTCGATCTCGATTCGTGTGCCGCCCTCAGCGACCACCTCAAGGGCAGGGTCGCCGCGGGCGGCCCCGCCGAGGAGGCAGCCGCCCCGGCCACGGCCCCCGCCCCGGTGCCCGCGCCCGTGTCCGTGTCCGAGGCGGTGCGGCAGCCGGCCCCCGCGCCCGTAGTCGTGCCTCCCGCAGCGCAGGCCGGGCCGGCCGCGGTCGCACCGCTGCCGCGGCCGCCCGTGCCGGTGACCGGCGGGGCGGACGGGACCGAGCCGCTGCCGGCCGAGGCCGACTGGATGCGGCGCACTCCCCTGTCGAAGCGCATCACCGAGGAGGACCGTTTCGCCCTGGCCGACCAGCGCAATCTGGTCGCCTCCCGCAGGAACCGGCGCGAGGTCAGCTACCCGGTGGTCGGCGCCCGTGGCGCCGGGGCGCGTTTCACCAGCGTCGACGGGCACGAGTTCCTCGACCTCTGCATGGGCTTCGGCGTCAATCTGCTCGGGCACGCCTCGGCGCCGCTGACCGCGGCACTGAGCTCCTTCTCCCCCTCGGACCTGCTGATCGGGCCGCAGTCGTCCACGGCCGGCGAGGTGGCCCGCGGTATCGCCTCGCTGACGGGCGTGGACCGGGTCGCCTTCACCTCCTCGGGCACCGAGGCGGTCATGGGCGCCGTGCGGGCGGCCCGTGCCCGCACCGGCCGCAGGCTCGTCGTGCAGTTCTCCGGCTCGTACCACGGCACCTTCGACGGTGTGCTGGTCGCGCCGCGCGCGGGCGGTGAGCGGGGCGAGAGCACGCCCCTGGGGCGGGGCACGCCGCCCTCGATGGTCGAGGACGTGCTGATCCTCCCCTACGACGAATCCGCGCTGCCGGTCCTGGAGTCCTACGGGGAGCAGCTGGCCGCGGTGCTGGTCGAGCCGGTCCAGAGCCGGCGCCCCGGCTACCAGCCGGCCGCGTTGCTGCATCAGCTGCGGGCGCTCACGAGCGCGTTCGGGGCGGCGTTGGTCTTCGACGAGATCATCACCGGTTTCCGGTGCCACCAGGGGGGCGCCGCCGCGTACTTCGGGGTGCACCCGGACCTCGTGACGTACGGCAAGGTGATCGGCGGGGGCATGCCCATCGGGGTCATCGCCGGGGACGCCGAGTTCATGGCGCCCATCGACGGCGGACGCTGGCGTGAGGGCGATGTGGGCTTCCCGCAGCGGCCGAGCATGGTGTTCGCCGGCACGTTCGGCAAGCATCCGATGACCATGGCCGTGGCGCAGCAGATGGTCTGGCACCTGAAGAAGGAGTCGCCCCGGCTCCAGACCGGGCTGACGGACATGACCGCCGGCCTCGCGGCGCGGATCAACGCGCGGGCCGCCGCGCAGGGCCATCCGCTCGAGGTCGAGCACTTCTCCTCCCTGTTCCGGATCAACGTGGAGGGCGGCCCGCTGGCGGAGGACATGTTCTCCCTCGGCCTGCGCAACCGCGGGATCTATGTGTGGGAGGGCGGCACCTGCTTCCTGAGCGCCGCCCACACCGAGGCGGACTGCGCCCGGATCGCCGAGGCGGTGGCCGAGACCGCGGCGGAGCTCGACGCGCACGGCCACTGGGACAAGGTGCGTGCGCGGCGCACCGCGGGCCCCGCATCCGATCCCGTACCGGCGGCGGTCCCCGCTTCCGAGCCCGTGCCCGCGCCGGTCCCGGAGCCCGCTGCCGGGCCGGTGGCGGCCGGGGAGGCGCCGCTGACGGACGGGCAGAAGCTCCTGTGGATGGCGACCGAGCTGGGCGGGGAGCTCGGCCAGGCGTACCAGATGTCCGATGTGCTGCGCGTCGAGGGCGTCGTGGACGCGGAACGTCTGCGGCGGGCGGTCGAGCGGGTCGCGGCGCGGCACGAGGCGATGCGGACCGGGTTCGACGAGTACGGGGAGTTCCAGCGCACCGTGGCGCATGCCGTGCCGGACTTCTCGGCCGGCACGCTCGCCGACGCCTCGGCGGGCGAGGTGGAGGCGCTGCTGCACCAGCACGCCCTGCGGCCGGTGGACCTGTCGGCCCCCTCGCTGTTCCGTTTCCACCTCCTGCAGACCGAGGACGCCGCCTTCGTGCAGGCCACCGCCCCGCACGCGGTGGTCGACGGATGGTCGTTCCAGGTGCTGTGGTCGGAGCTGTCCGCCTGCTATCTGGACGAGACGGCGGGCGCGGCCCTGGAGCCGCCGGCCGGTTTCCTGGAGTACGCGCGGCGCAAGCGTGAGGAGGAGGACGGGCGGTTCGAGGCCGGCAGCGCCCGGTGGCGGGAGCGGTTCGAGAAGGTCTGGGCCTCGGCGCCGCTGACCGAGGACGCGGGCCCGTGGCAGCCCCTCACCCGGGCGGACGGTCTGCCGGCGCAGAGCCTCGCGGACCTGCGCGGGCTCGCCCGGGCGAGCGGCGCGACCCGGCACACGGCCGCCCTGGCGGCGGTCGCGGTGGCGGCCTCGCTGCTCACCGGCACCGACCAGGCACTTCTGATGGCCCATCAGACGGGGCAGCCCCGGTACACCGACAGGCCGCTCATGGGGTTCTGCGTGGACCTGCTGCCGGTCTTCGCCGAGCTTCCCGACGCCGGCAGCCTGATCGACGTGGCGAAGGGCCTGCAGCGGCAGATCCTGGAGTTCTCGCCGCACACGTCCGGGCTCTACCGTGTGCTGCAGGAACAGCGCTACCGTCGGCAGCCGTCCGGTCTTCTCGCCTTCAACTACGAGGTGCAGCCCCCGGCGGGTCTGTTCGGTTCCACCGCCACCCCCGTCGTCCTGCCGCGGCCGTC